The Arachis ipaensis cultivar K30076 chromosome B07, Araip1.1, whole genome shotgun sequence genome includes a window with the following:
- the LOC107609805 gene encoding butyrate--CoA ligase AAE11, peroxisomal — translation MNDLPKYEANSSALSPINFLKRASACYANQTSVIYEGTHFTWQQTYERCRRLASSLRAFNIAKNDVVSVVAPNIPAMYEMHFAVPMAGGVLNTINTRLDAHHIATILNHSEAKFFFVDYEYVSKAKEALQLLNNYAPKYFPLVILIQDTNLESNSPTKITKFGDDHYEYEQLIRKGDPNYVPIEIKDEWDPIALNYTSGTTSSPKGVVYTHRGTFLSTLSNILTWGMGTQPVLLWTLPMFHGNGWAFTWAVAARGGTNVCLRYTTAGNIFRNISDHHVTHMCCAPIVFSIILESKESERQQIKSPVQILAAGSPPPATLLHQIELIGFHVTHCYGLTESTAAALSCEWNHEWNKLPREEQARLKSFQGIGSLMLEDVDVKDLETMESVKRDGKTMGEIVLRSSGLMKGYLKDKQSTFQAFKNGWFHTGDVGVVHPNGYIQIKDRCKDIIISGGENISSIEVESVLYRHPKISEAAVVGMPHPRWGESPCAFVALKKVTDCGGVSEDEIIAYCRENLPHYMVPKMVKFVEELPKTSTGKVQKFELREIAKAFVESENNTNYKNNVLQAVSRL, via the exons TTCTTCTCTCCGTGCCTTCAATATTGCCAAGAATGATGTT GTGTCAGTGGTGGCCCCTAACATTCCGGCAATGTATGAGATGCATTTTGCTGTGCCAATGGCAGGTGGTGTACTCAACACCATTAACACTCGTCTTGATGCTCATCACATAGCCACAATTCTCAATCATTCCGAAGCCAAATTCTTCTTTGTGGACTATGAATATGTCTCCAAGGCAAAAGAAGCACTTCAATTACTCAACAATTATGCCCCCAAATATTTTCCACTGGTCATTCTCATACAAGACACAAATTTAGAAAGTAACTCACCcaccaaaattaccaaatttggTGATGATCATTATGAATATGAACAATTGATCCGAAAGGGTGACCCAAATTATGTCCCAATTGAAATCAAAGATGAATGGGATCCAATTGCATTGAATTATACATCAGGGACTACCTCGTCACCCAAAGGAGTTGTCTACACTCATAGGGGAACATTTCTTAGTACCTTAAGCAACATATTAACATGGGGTATGGGAACACAACCGGTTCTCCTATGGACACTGCCCATGTTCCATGGTAATGGGTGGGCCTTCACCTGGGCTGTGGCGGCGCGTGGCGGCACCAATGTGTGCCTACGTTACACTACAGCCGGCAACATTTTTAGAAACATTTCGGATCATCACGTGACACACATGTGTTGCGCCCCTATAGTCTTTAGCATTATCTTGGAATCCAAGGAAAGCGAGCGCCAGCAGATTAAATCCCCGGTGCAAATCTTGGCCGCAGGATCGCCTCCGCCGGCGACTCTGCTCCATCAGATTGAGTTAATTGGGTTCCACGTCACACATTGCTACGGGTTGACTGAGTCAACAGCGGCCGCGCTTTCGTGTGAATGGAACCACGAGTGGAACAAACTACCAAGAGAGGAACAAGCAAGGTTGAAATCGTTTCAAGGGATTGGATCACTGATGCTTGAGGATGTGGATGTGAAGGATTTGGAAACAATGGAGAGTGTGAAAAGGGATGGGAAAACAATGGGGGAGATTGTGTTAAGGAGTAGTGGACTAATGAAAGGTTACCTGAAGGACAAGCAATCAACTTTTCAGGCATTTAAAAACGGTTGGTTCCACACTGGAGACGTAGGGGTTGTGCATCCTAACGGTTACATACAAATCAAGGATAGGTGCAAAGATATAATCATTTCTGGAGGAGAAAACATAAGCAGTATTGAGGTGGAATCTGTTCTGTATAGGCATCCCAAGATATCGGAAGCCGCGGTGGTCGGAATGCCACACCCAAGATGGGGGGAGAGCCCTTGTGCATTTGTGGCATTGAAGAAGGTCACAGATTGTGGTGGAGTGAGTGAGGATGAGATTATTGCATATTGTAGGGAGAATTTGCCTCACTACATGGTTCCAAAGATGGTCAAGTTTGTGGAGGAGCTTCCAAAGACTTCAACCGGTAAGGTTCAGAAGTTTGAGTTGAGGGAAATCGCTAAGGCATTCGTGGAATCAGAGAACAACACCAATTACAAGAATAATGTTTTACAAGCTGTGTCTCGCCTTTAA
- the LOC107609384 gene encoding ras-related protein RHN1 isoform X1: MATIGHNNLNAKLVLLGDMGAGKSSLVLRFVKGQFLEFQESTIGAAFFSQTLAVNDATVKFEIWDTAGQERYHSLAPMYYRGAAAAIIVYDISSTDSFTRAKKWVQELQKQGNPNMVMALAGNKADLEDKRKVAAEEARAYAEENGLFFMETSAKTASNVNEIFYEIAAKRLPRAQPAQNPAGMVLVDRPAEGSRAASCCS, translated from the exons ATGGCTACGATCGGACACAACAATCTCAACGCCAAATTG gttCTGCTGGGGGATATGGGTGCAGGAAAATCCAGCCTCGTTTTGCGCTTTGTTAAGGGTCAATTCCTTGAATTTCAG GAATCAACAATTGGGGCAGCATTCTTTTCGCAGACATTGGCTGTAAATGATGCCACAGTGAAATTTGAGATCTGGGACACAGCCGGACAAGAAAGATACCATAGTTTGGCTCCCATGTACTACAGAGGCGCTGCTGCGGCTATCATTGTCTATGATATTTCTAGCACA GATTCATTTACACGAGCTAAGAAGTGGGTCCAAGAGCTTCAAAAGCAAG GTAACCCTAACATGGTCATGGCACTTGCTGGTAACAAAGCTGACTTGGAAGATAAGCGCAAAGTGGCAGCtgaa GAAGCACGTGCATATGCTGAGGAAAATGGTCTGTTTTTCATGGAGACATCTGCCAAAACTGCATCCAATGTTAATGAAATATTCTATGAAATAG CAGCCAAGAGGTTACCAAGGGCTCAACCAGCGCAAAACCCGGCGGGGATGGTTCTAGTTGATAGACCCGCAGAAGGATCCAGAGCTGCATCATGTTgttcataa
- the LOC107609384 gene encoding ras-related protein RHN1 isoform X2: MATIGHNNLNAKLVLLGDMGAGKSSLVLRFVKGQFLEFQESTIGAAFFSQTLAVNDATVKFEIWDTAGQERYHSLAPMYYRGAAAAIIVYDISSTDSFTRAKKWVQELQKQGNPNMVMALAGNKADLEDKRKVAAEEARAYAEENGLFFMETSAKTASNVNEIFYEIAKRLPRAQPAQNPAGMVLVDRPAEGSRAASCCS; encoded by the exons ATGGCTACGATCGGACACAACAATCTCAACGCCAAATTG gttCTGCTGGGGGATATGGGTGCAGGAAAATCCAGCCTCGTTTTGCGCTTTGTTAAGGGTCAATTCCTTGAATTTCAG GAATCAACAATTGGGGCAGCATTCTTTTCGCAGACATTGGCTGTAAATGATGCCACAGTGAAATTTGAGATCTGGGACACAGCCGGACAAGAAAGATACCATAGTTTGGCTCCCATGTACTACAGAGGCGCTGCTGCGGCTATCATTGTCTATGATATTTCTAGCACA GATTCATTTACACGAGCTAAGAAGTGGGTCCAAGAGCTTCAAAAGCAAG GTAACCCTAACATGGTCATGGCACTTGCTGGTAACAAAGCTGACTTGGAAGATAAGCGCAAAGTGGCAGCtgaa GAAGCACGTGCATATGCTGAGGAAAATGGTCTGTTTTTCATGGAGACATCTGCCAAAACTGCATCCAATGTTAATGAAATATTCTATGAAATAG CCAAGAGGTTACCAAGGGCTCAACCAGCGCAAAACCCGGCGGGGATGGTTCTAGTTGATAGACCCGCAGAAGGATCCAGAGCTGCATCATGTTgttcataa